The following proteins come from a genomic window of candidate division TA06 bacterium:
- a CDS encoding chemotaxis protein CheC — MDIKKLDPRHLDALKEVSNIGAGHAATALSELAQQIILIDVPVIEVKPLGEALTALALPGQKIACVTVGISGDITGESLLLFTERDAMEFANRVLGRVESIKPVSLGQLEESALKETSNIMTCAYMNALGELLGVMVIPTAPRLEIRDPRDAGGQSFSSHQEHWDMVISIKNEFRFMDKQIKLQGYFLLIPDGESLKAIFKKLNM, encoded by the coding sequence ATGGACATAAAAAAACTGGACCCCCGGCACTTAGACGCGCTTAAAGAGGTGTCCAATATCGGAGCCGGACATGCCGCCACCGCCCTCTCGGAACTGGCTCAGCAGATAATTTTGATAGACGTGCCGGTGATCGAGGTCAAGCCGCTGGGTGAAGCGCTGACCGCACTGGCTCTCCCCGGCCAGAAGATAGCCTGCGTGACGGTGGGGATTTCCGGCGACATCACGGGAGAATCCCTGCTGTTGTTCACCGAGCGCGATGCGATGGAATTTGCCAACCGGGTGCTGGGTCGGGTGGAATCAATAAAACCAGTTTCATTAGGCCAGCTGGAGGAATCGGCGCTGAAGGAAACCTCCAACATCATGACCTGCGCCTATATGAATGCCCTGGGCGAGCTTTTGGGAGTGATGGTGATACCCACCGCGCCGAGGTTGGAAATCCGCGACCCCAGGGATGCCGGCGGCCAGTCTTTTTCGTCCCACCAGGAGCACTGGGACATGGTGATCTCCATCAAGAACGAGTTCCGGTTCATGGACAAGCAGATCAAACTTCAAGGGTATTTTTTGCTGATACCGGACGGGGAATCGTTGAAGGCGATATTTAAAAAACTTAACATGTAG